ACAGTAAATTTGGCAGCAGAAGCCATTTTAGGCATAAAAACAGATAAAATAATAGGGAAAAATTTTGAAGAATTAACAGTAAGATTTCCTGAATTAGGTGAGATAATTGAAGCAATAATCAATAGAGAGAAAGAAAGAATAGAGAAACAAATAAGACTAAAAATAAAAGATCAAGTTCTTACTTTATTAATAAGTGCTACTCTATTACGGGATAAGGAAGGCAGACCTTTAGGTATAGTTTTTGTATTTGATGATATTACTCAATTGGAAAAGATGCAGCGAATGGCTGCTTGGAGAGAGGTAGCTAGACGTATTGCGCATGAGATTAAAAATCCACTTACTCCTATTCAGCTTTCTGCCCAAAGATTACGTCGTCGTTATGCTGAAAGATTGGGTGAAGAAAGTATATTTAATGAATGTACAAGAATGATTGTAAAACAAGTAGAAGAAATAAAAAGAATGGTAAATGAGTTTTCTAATTTTGCTAGATTACCAGAAGTTACACCTACTTTAAATGACCTTACAGAGGTGATTGAAGAAGCAATAAGTGTCTATCGCACTGCTCATCCTCACATTGTTTTTAAATTTGAAAAAATTAATAAATTGCCTGTTTTTCTTTTTGATCGAGAACAGATGAAAAGGGCATTGCTCAATTTGCTTGATAATGCTGTTGCCTCTATTAAAGATCGAGGTCAGATAGATATTGTTACATTTTATGATGCTGGACTTAAAATGGTTAAAATAGAGATAAAAGATACAGGCGAGGGCATCCCTTCAGAGTTAAAAAATCGTTTATTTGAACCCTATTTTTCAACAAAAAAGACAGGAACAGGGCTTGGTTTGACGATTGTACATACTATTATTTCTGATCATCATGGTTTTATCCGTGTAAGAGATAATGAGCCTAAAGGTACTGTATTTGTCATTGAACTTCCAGTAAGGAGATGATAATATAAAAATCAAGATGGCTTATCTTGTACTTGTTGTAGATGACGAGAAAAGTATTTGTGAGGCATTGACAGGGATCCTTTCTGATGAAGGTTATGAAGTCATTACCGCTTTTAATGCTGCTGAAGCGTTTAAAAAAGTAGAAGAAGAGATTCCAGATATTGTTCTGTTAGATATCTGGTTACCAGATATAGATGGGCTTGAAGTTTTACGTCGTCTAAAAAAAGACTATCCTTATCTTCCAGTAATTATGATTTCTGGCCATGGTAATGTAGAAATAGCAGTTAAGGCGATGAAGCTTGGTGCTTACGATTTTATTGAAAAACCTCTATCATGGGAAAATACTATTCCACCAGTAATGAATGCTTTAAAGATGTCTTCTCTGCGAGAGGAAAATATTGCTTTAAAAGGAAAAGCATTAAAATGTGAACTTATTGGCGAAAGTGAAGCAATTAAAAAAGTAAAGGAATTGATCAAAAAAGTAGCACCAACTAATGCGTCAGTACTTATTAGAGGAGAAAATGGTACAGGTAAAGAGTTGGTAGCACGGGCTATCCATTATTATAGTCGTCGTGCTCATGGGCCATTTGTGCCAGTAAATTGTGCAGCTATACCAGAAGAATTAATAGAAAGCGAATTATTTGGTCATGAAAAAGGTGCTTTTACTGGCGCTCATACTCGAAAAAAAGGTAAATTTGATTTAGCTCATGGTGGCACCCTTTTTTTAGACGAAATTGGTGATATGAGTTTGAAGACACAGGCAAAGGTGTTGAGGGTGATTGAAGAGCAGAGGTTTGAGCGTGTAGGAGGTACAAAGACTATAGAAGTGGATGTGCGTATTGTAGCAGCAACAAATAAAAAATTGGAAGAAGAAATCAACGCAGGAAATTTTAGAGCAGACCTTTATTATCGTCTTAATGTTGTACCAATAGAAATTCCACCACTGCGTGAGAGAAAAGAAGAT
The Candidatus Desulfofervidus auxilii genome window above contains:
- a CDS encoding sigma-54 dependent transcriptional regulator, whose translation is MAYLVLVVDDEKSICEALTGILSDEGYEVITAFNAAEAFKKVEEEIPDIVLLDIWLPDIDGLEVLRRLKKDYPYLPVIMISGHGNVEIAVKAMKLGAYDFIEKPLSWENTIPPVMNALKMSSLREENIALKGKALKCELIGESEAIKKVKELIKKVAPTNASVLIRGENGTGKELVARAIHYYSRRAHGPFVPVNCAAIPEELIESELFGHEKGAFTGAHTRKKGKFDLAHGGTLFLDEIGDMSLKTQAKVLRVIEEQRFERVGGTKTIEVDVRIVAATNKKLEEEINAGNFRADLYYRLNVVPIEIPPLRERKEDIPLLVEEFLKEFATESHLGLKEIEPEALELLKQYDWPGNVRELRNIIERLVIMTPGAVITAKDIPESIIQRKNNLDLFSLNNFKEAKALFEREFLRKKLQEFKGNITLTAQAIGLERSYLHKKLKFYGLQ